From Armatimonadota bacterium, one genomic window encodes:
- a CDS encoding DegT/DnrJ/EryC1/StrS family aminotransferase — MPSLRRTKLAIHGGPQTVTMAAELAAANRWPNIGDEERAAVDEAMNRDDVYAPIAEFERDFAHYHDANFALAQNNGTSTLHSAYFAVGVEPGDEVLCPAYTWHLSVSQVLALHAIPVFCDVDPVNGCILPEDIERKISPYTKAINVLHPYGAVAPMDEIMAVARKHGLPVIEDCSHAHGALYRGKRVGTIGDIGCFSLQASKLMMAVEGGVLITDNEEYFERAVVLGHYERIPRLRSERYRKYCPGGENAPTCFGYKYRIHPWAAALARVQLRKLDEANAARRRNLEYLSEGLTGVCEGFEPPAEAPETRRTWLSYICQYHADRMGGVTREEFADALSAEGLPATRGRAGYAPVYWNPLYEERNMWAQGCPFDCAHSHRRVEYRRGDCPEAEAISRRTIGLPAFPLPCDRPLLDQCIEAVAKVGRNLVPDRVGR; from the coding sequence ATGCCAAGCCTAAGAAGGACGAAGCTCGCTATTCACGGCGGACCCCAGACGGTGACGATGGCCGCCGAATTGGCTGCCGCCAACCGGTGGCCGAACATCGGCGACGAAGAACGCGCCGCAGTGGACGAAGCGATGAACCGCGACGATGTGTACGCGCCCATCGCTGAGTTTGAGCGCGACTTTGCCCACTACCACGACGCGAACTTTGCGCTGGCGCAGAACAACGGCACCTCGACTCTCCATTCGGCCTATTTCGCGGTCGGGGTGGAGCCCGGTGACGAGGTCCTCTGTCCAGCGTATACCTGGCATCTGTCAGTGTCACAAGTCCTAGCTCTACATGCCATACCGGTGTTCTGTGACGTGGATCCCGTGAACGGCTGCATTCTGCCGGAGGATATCGAGCGCAAGATCTCCCCTTACACCAAGGCGATCAATGTCCTGCACCCCTACGGCGCCGTGGCGCCGATGGATGAGATCATGGCCGTCGCGCGCAAGCACGGGCTGCCCGTGATCGAGGACTGCTCCCATGCGCACGGCGCGCTTTACAGAGGCAAGAGGGTCGGAACCATCGGCGATATCGGGTGCTTCAGCTTGCAAGCCAGCAAGTTAATGATGGCGGTTGAAGGGGGCGTACTGATCACGGACAACGAGGAGTACTTCGAGCGGGCGGTCGTGCTTGGCCACTACGAGCGGATTCCCAGGCTGCGCTCCGAGCGCTACCGCAAGTACTGTCCGGGGGGCGAGAATGCTCCCACATGCTTCGGATACAAGTATCGTATACACCCCTGGGCAGCCGCGCTGGCGCGCGTTCAGCTGAGGAAGCTCGACGAAGCGAACGCAGCGCGCCGACGCAACCTCGAGTATCTGAGCGAGGGCCTCACGGGCGTCTGCGAGGGATTCGAGCCGCCTGCCGAAGCGCCGGAGACGCGCAGGACCTGGCTCAGCTACATCTGCCAGTATCACGCAGACCGGATGGGCGGTGTCACCCGGGAGGAGTTCGCGGATGCGCTCAGCGCCGAGGGGCTGCCGGCCACGCGAGGGAGGGCCGGATACGCGCCGGTCTACTGGAACCCGCTGTACGAGGAGCGGAACATGTGGGCGCAGGGCTGTCCCTTCGATTGCGCCCACAGCCACCGGCGCGTCGAGTATCGCAGGGGGGATTGCCCGGAAGCCGAGGCGATCTCGAGACGGACGATCGGCCTGCCGGCGTTTCCCTTGCCATGCGACCGGCCGTTGCTCGACCAGTGCATCGAGGCCGTCGCCAAGGTCGGTCGCAACCTCGTGCCGGACCGGGTGGGGCGATGA
- a CDS encoding polysaccharide deacetylase family protein, translated as MSRICVGFTMDCEQLNEDSAAGGPRDWGVSERAIVGFADVLERRGFRATFFAIPQTAARHARLFLALEARGFELGLHLHTLDQGWRDHLGGLAPEEQHRALSQASAAWAEALGREPQAFRAGNFSANDQTFPLLSELGFTHASTSSPERTLVGVRAVWAGALPYPHWTHAGNRLLEGDLPLLEVPITTHPTARHETAPGVPWELRVEGGQWEHNPQIIAAHLDWQISSTSDGNRPEAEALLACVAFTHNTREYSDPQDEMTKRLVRVMNALEQEGERRQIPLEKTTIGGIHRIATRASGE; from the coding sequence ATGAGCCGAATCTGCGTTGGCTTCACCATGGACTGCGAGCAGTTGAACGAGGACTCGGCGGCGGGTGGGCCGCGCGACTGGGGGGTGAGCGAGCGCGCCATCGTTGGCTTTGCAGACGTGCTGGAGCGGCGCGGCTTTCGCGCGACGTTCTTCGCCATTCCCCAGACCGCGGCGCGGCACGCCAGGCTCTTCCTCGCGCTGGAGGCCCGCGGGTTCGAGCTGGGCCTTCACCTGCACACCCTCGATCAGGGGTGGCGAGACCACCTCGGGGGTCTGGCGCCGGAAGAGCAGCATCGCGCTTTGTCCCAGGCAAGCGCCGCGTGGGCGGAGGCGTTGGGGCGGGAGCCGCAAGCCTTTCGCGCCGGCAACTTCTCCGCCAACGATCAGACCTTCCCGCTTCTCAGCGAGCTCGGGTTCACCCATGCCAGCACCTCCAGCCCGGAGCGCACCCTGGTGGGCGTTCGAGCGGTGTGGGCCGGGGCGCTGCCCTATCCTCACTGGACGCACGCTGGCAATCGGCTACTGGAAGGGGACCTGCCGCTGCTCGAGGTGCCGATCACTACCCATCCCACCGCCCGGCACGAAACCGCGCCGGGGGTTCCGTGGGAACTGCGGGTTGAAGGCGGGCAGTGGGAACATAATCCGCAGATCATCGCCGCCCACCTCGATTGGCAGATTTCCTCGACCTCTGACGGAAACCGGCCGGAGGCCGAGGCCTTGCTCGCCTGCGTTGCCTTCACGCACAACACACGAGAGTACTCCGATCCCCAGGACGAGATGACGAAGCGGCTGGTTCGCGTGATGAACGCGCTGGAACAGGAAGGCGAGCGGCGCCAGATCCCCCTGGAGAAAACCACCATCGGGGGCATTCACCGCATCGCCACCCGCGCGTCGGGGGAGTGA
- a CDS encoding C45 family peptidase: MEPLVLSGTCQQQGRQHGAAMGEPIRRILADVMHPEKWDRERVGRYLDLLEDNMQRLCPQMLEEMRGIAEGAQIPYRDILAYNCIADIGAVNAYCTNIAFQSTPDGPAIGKTNDIGRNLQHYHVVFRRDHGDGQPLLWVTWPGTVWANCFVNGSGLAFGGASVATRLRNEEGIPSNVMLRLAGDMAADVEEATRLLRETAMMHASLNITLADASGSLAVVEKAPDGCEVRQPDERGVLFATNHFCTPGLVGTDTPELASKLNSERRFENLRRLTAGGEQTVERLQRLLADHTDPGAICQHGQQEMWTTVAYVVVPRTRALYFAYGRPCETPFEEFRL; encoded by the coding sequence ATGGAACCGCTTGTGCTCTCGGGAACGTGCCAGCAACAGGGGCGGCAGCATGGCGCCGCGATGGGCGAGCCGATCCGGCGCATACTGGCCGATGTCATGCATCCCGAGAAGTGGGATCGGGAGCGCGTGGGCCGATACCTGGATCTGCTGGAGGACAACATGCAGCGGCTGTGCCCCCAGATGCTGGAGGAGATGCGCGGCATCGCCGAGGGCGCGCAGATCCCCTACCGGGATATCCTCGCCTACAACTGCATCGCCGACATCGGTGCGGTCAACGCTTACTGCACCAATATCGCCTTTCAGTCCACCCCGGACGGGCCCGCCATCGGCAAGACCAATGACATCGGTCGAAATCTGCAACACTACCACGTGGTCTTTCGACGTGACCACGGCGACGGACAGCCTCTGCTGTGGGTGACCTGGCCGGGAACGGTGTGGGCGAACTGCTTCGTCAACGGGTCGGGCCTGGCATTCGGCGGGGCCAGCGTCGCCACGCGGCTGCGCAACGAGGAAGGGATTCCATCCAATGTGATGCTGCGGCTTGCCGGCGATATGGCGGCCGACGTGGAGGAAGCGACGCGGCTTCTCCGCGAGACGGCGATGATGCACGCCAGCCTCAACATCACGCTGGCGGATGCCTCGGGAAGCCTGGCGGTGGTGGAGAAGGCGCCCGACGGCTGCGAGGTGCGGCAGCCGGACGAACGGGGCGTCTTGTTCGCAACGAATCACTTCTGCACCCCGGGGCTCGTTGGCACCGATACGCCGGAACTTGCGTCCAAGCTCAACAGCGAGAGGCGCTTCGAGAACCTGCGCCGGCTGACGGCCGGCGGCGAGCAAACGGTCGAGCGGCTTCAACGTCTCCTCGCCGATCACACCGACCCCGGCGCTATATGCCAGCACGGCCAGCAGGAAATGTGGACTACCGTCGCATACGTGGTGGTCCCGCGCACGCGCGCACTCTACTTCGCGTATGGCAGACCGTGCGAGACGCCGTTCGAAGAGTTTAGGCTGTGA